The nucleotide window agcgtttattagttatttattttaatcatatctaaaaataaaaagtaactaTAGAACCAATTAATACAATCCAAATAACACAAGTAATACTACAAATAATGAATTATGGTTACTAACTGGAGAATTggagaaataatatatatgtttatcaattttttttcatttatcaattatttatttataattaaataatatactttaacttttttttatttaaagaaatttaatgattatatattgttatataAAAGAATTAGATTTGTAGGTAAAGAATTATTAGaactttttatgttttctaaaatccacacaaaaacatttacaaaatatCTTCAAGATAAAAACATCTGATCATTGTATTGgtcctacaaaaaaaaacagtttattaTTTCTTGAAAGCTACAgacaaaaaaaactctttattATTTCTTGAAATCTAGAGTATTCCCGGTTTTTTCAcgtcttaaaataaaatataaagtaattctACAACTAATTATctgaattaattataatattatttttttgtaagagAAATACTTGTAATGACTAAGTTTTATGTTGttgaactattttaaatatcacatatcttttaaaaatatatactgaaatttttgattatccaactatttaaaattaaaaattaaaatttagttattattcaaaaattataacaatgtaaacataatatatatttcttcatataatttaattatccGCAAAATTGCAGGCAAACACctagttttaaataaaatgaaagatattaaactagaaatataaggttagtaatacatatgtttggttatctttaGATATTTAATCTTTCCTAATTCAATAtctgttcggatattttgctacttggGTTCGGGTTTGGATATGGGGTAAAATGCGGACCCTAGAAGAAGCCATGAAAAGGTTTTTCTATTGCAGCTTTTCCCTGTGATTATTAAAGCCCCCTTTTTGTATCACAACTCAGAAGTCGTCCCCAAATAGCAGCTCCGACTGTTAGATTCAGAAGATTCTCCGGCGAACTAACACTCCGGTGGAGCTTAGAGAGATGCTTCTAATTCGAGCTAGCTTCTAATAGGTCCTTCTCTCTCGCTCTCACTTTCCGATTATACTCTCTGCTCTCTGCTCTCTCTCTTAATGTGCAGATTAGCTTCTCATAGATTCGTAACCCATAGCTGATGAATTTGATTCACGAATTTACTCAAAAGTTTTTCATATAGGAAATGCAGATCCAGTGAGCCCTTAAGGAAAGGCAAGGGGACAGCTTTATCTATGAGAAGACTCGTTCCTGTAGAAATGTCCAAAGAGGTTGAAAACACCGAAGAAAGCTTGACGGGGACGTGACGGTGGTACTGATCGAGCATCCATATGGAGTAGATGATGATGGAAACACCGAAGAAAGCTTGGACGAAATTGAGGATCTTGAGTGTTGAAGCGAACGAAAGATGGCAGCAATTATGCCTCATTTCTTTCTTCCTCAGACTCAGagatgattgattgattgattgatggaAAAGCTTTTTTCAAAGGTCGTCCCAGTGTCTGTCTCCTTcccttttttgaaaatatttcttttttttttattttcaattagtCACGGTCTGATGATGTGTTGTGGCCTTATTTGCTATTCGTTTAGCTCTTATCTGCTGACTTGTCttgttggattttttttttttaaagtgttaATGGTTTTCATGATTATTATGTCTTATTAtacataaattttgttttttgaaagttatttgaaaataaaatcgACAATTTATGTAAGGTATTTTGGAAATAAAATTGACAATTTTTGAACAGTTAATGATTTTTGAAGATGTATTGATTtagttaataattaatttaacattAATTGTTCGaagagaatattttaaatatttgtttttatataaagtAATTTACATTccgaaaaaatataaaaaaaatttcattaaaatatttttgaactcTGTATTtgtatcaaaaaaaaagattgtaaaATACTATTGtctgtataaatatattttagtatttgtgtTTTGTTACAAGTGATATAATTGACCCCAGAGAAAACCCAATTATTACAGTAACCTGAGCTATACTAATCGGCCCATTATGAAAAGAGCCCATAACAACCAGAGagaatcttctctattaaaagagaagtaccatttttatctattatttagaAGTTTACTAGgacaatttcattaattacataatataacataataattaataagaatattaataataaattaattttaactatagatttgaattttatttttagttaaaacaaaatatgttgaaaaaaatctaacaaaattctacttaatttttaaataatttttattaaatattatattaattaatttcgtaattaagtaatataatgctttcatttaaataaattatcatctaccactaaaacaggttcaaatttgttaatcatgtcatatatttttatacaaatgaagttattaacatatgttaaaaatttatttctacaactatatattttcaaaaatcatatgttgaagaatattttttatttaattattttaaattatgaaaactcgaaaacgtaataaaaaaggtaaaatgtataaaacaaacccctatattaataaagtaataagcaacctaaataataaaattaaagagttgtaaaatacataacactaagatataaattgtatatttaaatttctataataatatcaaaattaaatttttttttttttttgttcacaaaccaaaattaaatatttataaaatgaaaatataggGATAAACTCTAGTTACTTTTACAATCCTTCTTCCTTGGCCTTTCGAACAAAGAGCGAGAGCAGCTGCAACGGGAGAATTGGAGTTTGAGTAGCGATAAGCAATCGAGAATGTCGAAAGCTCCTCCATCTCTCGCGTTTCTCTGCATCCAATCCCTCAAGCTTCAGCTTCTACAAGGTCACGATactagagagatagagagagagattcgaACAATTTGTTGCGCCAATTTGATACTGATTTGTTGCTTTGTGTATTCTCAGGCGACAATCCAATTCCTGATGTATACGAGCTTCCGTCTGAGTTGCTTGATGGTGTTATCGCTCACTTGCCTGCACTAGCGCTGCATAATTTCCAGACCCACATGTGAGTGAAACCGATTCTAGAGTTTTTGTAATCAGTTTCTGaagatttagggttttgaaTTGGATGGATGAAgatgaattgaattgaattgaattggtATAGGCCGTTCAAGTGCTGGGATAATTATGAAGCTGGTGATGATTGCTTGACTAGTGGGAGAAAACGCCCAAGGTTTGATCAATTACGTTTTGTTGTTATTTCAACTAAGAAGACAGAACTGAGAAATTATTTAAACTGCAGAAATGATATACTCGGTAGCTCATGGAAGCTGCTGTTTAAGGTGCGGTGGCCTGAGCTCGTTAACAGTGTGGAACCATCAGCTGACTGGCAACAGCTTTACTGGGAGAAGCATCTTCAAAAGTATGACACGGCCCTTTGATTTGTTGttttactctgttttcttcCTGTTTTGAGTTTTGCTGTTAATCCGAGTAACAGTTGTGTTGATGAAGCAGCTGAGGTAGCTATGCGTCCCACATTCAGTGGTCGGATAAGTTCCATTCATGTATCAGGTAAGTTTTCTTGTCTTGAGGTTTTATTCGTCAGTTGTGTGAGAATCTTTATTCAGTTGGTTTTATTTTGTGTTGCAGATAAGATATTGAGATACATTTGTCATGAAGAGCACACCAATTGTCAAAAATGTGTCTGTACGGAGCTATCTTTTCATTTCCAGACATTTGGACCGTATCTTAggtttagtaacatttcatgaTTACGGGCAAACTGCAGTACTTTCAGCTCTGAGTtctttatgtttgtttcttaCCTTTTGCAGGTGCCTGAGGCTTCTGAATGTGCTCTGCGTTACGGAAACTTGTGTAAGTAACTAAAATATGCTCTTAGGTTTTCAATAGAGGCATCTTTGCTTTCTTTTTATCTCAGTATCACTGGCTGAGAAGGTATGTTAAATTGTTTTCTGTGATTACTTTTTCTCTAGGAACTTCAAATTTGTACTTTTGTAGATGAATCAATCATTTAACCTTATTAACAAAGGACATGAATAATGTTTAGGCTTTGTTACTGTAGGAGCTACTGAGGACAAGTAAATTAAAAACTTTGGTTCTGGGTTGGATCAGATCCGAGAAACATGTAAGGAAAATTCACTACTCAAGTCTCTATTATTGAGTTAGCTAGACTGGAACCATATTGCTGATGATCCATGATTCGACAGGTTGAGCCCTCGTGCAAACTCTTGAGCCAGAACCGAGAAACATTAACTTCGCTTGAATTTATTCACTGTAAACTTTCTTCGAGTTTCATCAGTGCAATCTGCGCTTCTCTGCATGAAAAAGACATTCACACAAGTGGGATTCAGCGTTTTTATATAAAGGCATCTAGCTTTGACATAGATTCACTTGCTGCGCCTCCCGCTTTCATTTCATTCCTGAATTCGGTGAGGTATTCATATGAACTGATGCCAGAGCGTGTCTCTGTGAAATGTTTGCTCATCTGGCTGTCAAAGTCTATGTTCTTGATTAACTTTCTCGTTTCTTTATgcatcttttctttcttctattttttGTAAGTGACCAACTTTTTTTTGCTTTCAGGTCCTTACAGTCCGTACATTTTTGCGATAGCCACCTCGATAGGCATATCGCAAGGATGATTTTCTCTACGCTACTTGATTCTTCCTCAGGTCTTTCGACTCTTGACATCTCTGAAAACAACGTGGGTACCATCATGGTTCTTCTTTTTCGAACTGATACATGGTTTGCTTTTCATGGCTGACCAACGCGCAATATATAGATTTCAGGATGGCTTTCTACTTTCACCTGGAGATCTGTCACTGGTTCTCTGTCATCTGGAAAGTCTTTACGTTCGCTGTGCAAGCTCAACTTAAGGTATTTCTTAGTCTAGCGACAGTTGACACGGTTTTAAGCCTTGAAACCTTGTGAAACTGTTTGAAAAATGTATCCAGCGGGAATGAACTCAACAAATACGATGCAGAGAATCTTTCGCATGCTCTTCGTCATATGCCTGGCTTGGAATCTCTTGACCTGAGCGGGAACCCCATTGAAGACAGTGGGATCAGGTTCGTCTTACAAGTTCTTGCATTTGTAATCTTGGAGAAAACCAACAAGAGTTACATTTCATTTATATGGTTTTCGTGAGGTACAGAAGCTTGATATCTTACTTCAAAAAGAATCCGGATTCTCCTTTAGCTGATTTGAACTTGGAGAACTGTGAGCTATCATGTTGTGGAGTTATCGAGTTTCTTGATACCCTGTCAACGGTGGAGAAACCTTTAAAGTTCCTGTCTGTTGCAGATAATGCCCTCGGGAGGTATTTgcataatcacaaactctatATCACTTTACACCGATATGAAGTGTGTCTTCTTATTTtattcttcttgttcttcagCGAGGTTGCGGAGGCTATAATGAACTCATTGATTCTCTCCATCGAGTCTCTCGACATTTCGAGTATAGGACTAGGTCCTGTTGGGTTTCTTGAGCTAGGCAAAAGACTTGTAAAAGGGGTGAAGAAGCTGATGAGTATCAATATAAGGTTCAAAGCAAATTTCATCTCCTCTGTTTCGTGTATACATTACATTGCTTCGCCTTCTGTTTTCCTCATGTTCTTCTTGTGGTCTCTTCCCGATAAAGCAAAAACCGTGGAGGACTAGAGACCGCTAGATTTCTGTCAAAGCTCATACCCTTGGCACCAAAACTCGTCTCAGTCGACGCATCCTACAATCTTATGCCACCCGAATCTTTGCTCATGCTATGCGATTCCCTGAGAAGTGCAAAAGGTTAATATAACTTTCTGGAACCGGTTTGATTCTTGAGACACTTTGGTGATTTGAGTGTAACTATGTGTATGATGATTTTGTTTCAGGTGATCTCAAACGTCTTGACATGACGGGGAATATCTGCATCAGCAGCGAAACTGACCATTCTTCTCTACTTGGTGAATTTCAACACAATGGGGAGCCCATCTTCGTTTTACCATCATCCTCGACTTCACACGTCCCTTACGATGATGAGCCGTAGATAGTTCTTTCTATACCGATTAGTTTTGCTGTTTGGCCTTTGGTCGGGTTCTCTGGTGAATTCATTGGTTTGGTAGGGATGGTAATATGGCTGTGTTTGGCtccatttttcttcttctaaatcTATCAAAGTGGATCATCAAGTTTATGGAAGAGTATATGAAGATATAAACATTTCACTGTGGTTATATTCATTAAGGAGGGTCATTGTAATCTTTTGACGTGGCAAAAAAATCATTCTTTTCACAGTGCTAGAGCCTAGATGGTTGGTAATGAGTTTTGGTGTAAGATTCCTTTGGTTAACAAAtaattaagattttattatGCAAACATAACTAAGGTTtaccaaacaaaatataaagCGTCGTGGCTCTATCTAAATCATCATTGCTTTTCTATAACTTATCCACATACGACCGACGTTTTGTTCTACTCCATGTGATCAGGTGGGTGGTCAATCTAAATTTAGTTTCATAATAAGAAATTGATCAGATCATTATTCTGacgtatttatttattattatgtaCTCTCAATGACTAATTTGATTATACTTTATTTGGATTTATTCAAGTTTTGTTAGGTTGGTGATAGACATGAATATTTGTTTCTAGTTTAATGTTATTTAATACTCAATAAACTTAACCTTAATGAGACGCTTAAACACCAAACTTTTGTCCAGTTTTGGTGTCTTAAAAATTTATGTGTTTGGATTGATTCAACTATCAACATAGTATATACatttggaattaaaaaaaaaatttgtttgtcaTAAAATAATCGAAACCGCCATCGTCAAATATAAAATGCATTTGAATTTTGTTATCAAGTGTTAGGTTCAATTTGGATCAAACCGATTTATCCATTTTAAACACATAcatttagaaaaatattcgaCAATGAAGTGATTAATTGGCAAAGAAGTTAACAATTACAGGCATTTTCTAATTAACTTCATTTCTTTATTGCGAGTTCGGTTCAAATGTCTTGTTACTAACCTAACGGATTGAACCGGGGGTTAAGTTCGGACCATAAAAATTAGACATGGACGTTAGGTCTTCCGATCGGTTTTTTTCGGGTCTGGATATTTCGGATCTTAGACATTTGGATCTAGTAGGTATTTGTGAATTTTCGGTTCGTGTTCAGATCAGTTGTTCTCAGATTCGGATCGGTTCGagtctataattaaaatactcgTAAAATACTTGTATTTTTTCGGATCTGTATCGGATCCTGATCAGATTCATGTATTTAAgatcttaaaaaaaatgaaataccCAAAATCCATCAAATTTAGTCAATATTTGttaatatatctaaaattttacaaaataacttaaattaaactattaataattaaaataaatatttttaaattctaaattttacattttaaagctTTATATTACtgaaaatgttacaaaataataacaaatattgataacaaaaatatttcaactaaatcataaaatatagtatatataaaataaaacacaaaaaatttatagttttggATGTAAAAGGTTTTTAAGTCGGGTACAAATCGGTTCTTATCGGATCGAGTCGGTTCTTTTCGGGTTTGGATCTATTCTTTTCTGTTATGGTTCTTTCAGGTAAAAATATTTTGGACCCAAAAGGtacttataaaattttggttcggtttcgaGTCTGATATTTTTAAATCGTTTCCGGTTCAGATTTTCGGGTCGAGGTTAAAATGCCCTTGCtctaataaaaataatgataatACAGCTACTATTATGGCATATCagtgtaaataataaaaagaagaaggggCAAGTTCCCAAATGGGTAAGCCAACCATACGGTTTCGTTTTTATGGTCCTCAAATCAAATGACTACTTGTTAAGTCTTAACTAGAGTCACCTTTACTCTTCCtcggctctctctctctctctttctttgtaaaaataattaagcCGCACTTCTCCTCTAAATCTCTTCCTcggctctctctctctacacttACCACGTTCCACACGCGCACACGCACGCTCTCTCTTTCTCCGTTCATCGAATCCCTCCTTCAATTAGGTGTGTGTTGATTGGGGAATAAGCAGATCTGAAGGGAGGAGAGGCAGATCGGGAGTGGTTAGGTCATCATGGAGGAAGCTCTCGAAATGGCGCGAGCCAAGGACACCAAGGAGCGCATGGCGGCTGTGGAGCGTCTCCACCAGCTTCTCGAAGCTTCTAGGAAGAGCCTGAGTCCGTCGGAAGTGACGTCACTTGTTGATTCCTGTTTGGATCTCCTCAAGGACAGCAATTTCAGAGTCTCTCAAGGTGCGCTTCAGGCGCTCGCTTCCGCCGCCGTGCTCGCCGGCGAGCATCTGAAGCTTCACTTGAACGCGCTTGTCCCTGCCGTAGTGGAGCGGCTTGGAGACAGCAAGCAACCGGTTAGGGATGCGGCGAGGCGTTTGTTGACAACTCTCATGGAGgtcaaaaatagttttatttctctctttctcctttgccatTGACAAGTGTGATGTAACAGTTTCTATCTTTTCTTTGTTTGGTAGGTTTCATCTCCGACGATTATAGTGGAAAGAGCTGGTTCGTATGGTTGGCTGCATAAGAGTTGGAGAGTTAGGGAAGAGTTTGCGCGAACTGTCACGTCGGCCATTGGTCTCTTTGCATCTACTGAGCTCCCTCTTCAGCGTGTTATTCTTGCTCCGGTATAAAGGAATCAACATTGTTTTTGCTTGTATTGATTGGCTATTATTCTCAATTCTAATTCAgatagtttttttcttattgaACAGATACTTCAGATGTTAAATGATCCGAATCAAGCAGTCAGGGAAGCTGCAATTCTCTGCATTGAGGTAAAGTTTTTAACTTGTGTGAGTATCGAATTTCATCAATTTAGTTTGTGGACATCTCTGTCTATTTGTGTTGGAGAATTCAAAGTTCAGATGCTTTGTCTCGTTTTGGCCTTTAATATCATTCTTCTGCTTTCTCTCAGGAGATGTACATGCAGGGTGGGAATCAATTTCGGGAAGAGCTTCAGCGCCACCATCTTCCATCATATATGGTAAATCTCAGATTCAGAGCCTGCACATTGCATATCACTATACTTTGATGAGGAATACTAGAATTGCAGTTTGCTAAAACTTCTTCCCTTTTTTGAATCAGGTGAAGGATATTAATGCTAGACTGGAACGTATTGAGCCACAGCAGCGTTCTACAGATAGCCGTAGTAGCCACCATGCTGCTGTTAATGAAGTTAAGGCTTCAAGTGTCAATCCCAAGAAGAGCAGTCCAAAGGCAAAGATTTCCACAAGAGAGAACTCGTTATTTGGAGGTTAAGATCTTTAACTCAAGGATTAAAGTCTAAAAATTGGCCTTCTTTTACTTTGTCTGATTTGTTTTGTATCTGTGCATTTCAGGAGATCCTGACATCACTGAAAAACCCATCGAGCCAATCAATGTGTACTCAGAGAAGGAGCTGATACGAGAATTTGAGAAAATTGCTTCAACACTTGTCCCAGAGAAAGACTGGTCAATGCGTATTTCAGCTATGCGGAGGGTTGAAGGACTTGTTGCGGGAGGTACTTAATCAACTTTTTTTATACTTAATCCTTCACATTTTCTGTTAGTCAGTGGAGGAATTTTCCTGTGTCACATCTCATGAATTTTTTCTCTGTTGAAGGTGCGACTGATTACTCTTGTTTTCGAGGTCTCCTGAAGCAACTTATTGGTCCCTTAAGTACACAGTTATCTGACCGAAGGTCTACCATTGTTAAGCAGGTTTGATAAATTGTcgatttgatattttattattaagattCAGAGTGCGTTGTGATTCTTCTTTCCTATGGAGACAAATTGATTAGTTGGCATGTCGTGAGGAGTGCTATTTTCATTAGTTTATGGGAACTCATTTCTTTTCTGTGGCCGGTGCCATCTTTGTAtagtttttattcatttttgcaAGAATAATACAGTTTGCTAAGTTCAGTAGATTAAGACGgccttatattatatagttttgtttttctATCATTGCGTTTCCTTCATATGCTGTTTCTCGTGTACATAGGCTTGCCATCTCTTGTGTCTCTTATCAAAAGAGCTACTGGGCGATTTTGAATCATGCGCTGAGATTTTTATTCCAGTAAGCTGAAACCCTTTTAATCTACTGTTATGACATTAAATGCATAGACATTCACGTTAATATTGTTATATGGTAACCAGGTGCTTTTCAAGCTGGTTGTGATCACTGTGCTTGTTATCGCCGAATCTGCGGATAACTGCATAAAAACGGTAAATAATTAGCTATTCTGATCTTGTCTTCTAGAAGATTTGTCTGCTCTTCTAATTGTTGCGCTAACACATATGCTTTCTTGCTATTCCAGATGCTGCGTAACTGCAAAGCTGCTCGTGTACTTCCTCGCATAGCTGAGGCAGCAAAACATGACCGTAATGCAGTTTTGCGAGCAAGGTATGCTACGGCCTTCGTATCAATCATAAGATTTTTGATTTCATGGAAGCTGATCCCAGTTTTTTATACAGGTGTTGTGAATATGCACTGTTAACACTCGAACATTGGCCTGATGCTCCAGAAATTCAGCGGTCAGTTGATTTATACGAGGATCTGATTAGATGCTGTGTTGCAGATGCTATGAGTGAGGTAGGTCCCTTGTTTCATCTGTGTGGGAGGGCAGTCATTAGGATACAATGCAACTTGGATATACATTTGCATTAGTAGTATTAAATGATTGAATTTCTTGTACTGCCCATCTATTATTCTCCCATGTAAAGGTGGTATTTTTTGAATAACAGGTACGGGCAACGGCTAGAATGTGCTACAGACTTTTTGCAAAAACTTGGCCGGATCGTTCTCGTCGTTTATTTTCCTCCTTTGACCCTGTCATTCAAAGGGTAAGGCTTCTCATCTCTATATTTCTGCTTATTAGCATTGATGAGACTTAGTAATGCATTCCATATGTTTTCAGCTAATAAATGAAGAAGAAGGTGGAAGTCATAGGAGACATGCCTCACCTTCTGTCCGTGAGAGACACTCCCAGCCTTCATTTTCTCAGACGTCTGCTCCATCTAATTTACCTGGCTATGGGACATCAGCCATAGTCGCTATGGATAGAAGTTCAAATTTATCCTCAGGAGGATCTCTTTCTTCTGGGCTACTCTTATCCCAGTCAAAGGATCTCAATAAAGGTTCTGAACGTAGTCTAGAAAGCGTGTTACAATCAAGCAAGCAGAAGGTCAGTGCAATTGAAAGTATGCTCCGAGGACTGCATGTATCGGATAGACAGAATCCAGCAGCTCTTCGTTCCAGTAGTTTGGATCTAGGTATTGAGCTTCTTTCCTTGTGAGAGTACATCTTGTTTTCGAAACGTTCTCAGACACGAGCGAAAACATTCTAGCGCagctaaattttctttttatcccCTAGTGCAGGAGTTGACCCTCCATCGTCTCGTGATCCTCCATTCCGTGCTTCCGTTCCAGCATCCAATACTCTCACAAATAAAACAACTGCTGAATCAATGCCTAGTATTAACAGAGTCAGTAATCGCAGTGGTGGCCTTGGTTTGTCAGATATCATCACCCAGATACAAGCTTCAAAGGACTCAGGAAGACAATCACACCGTAGCAATTTGTTGTCCGAGTCTCATCCTAGCTTTTCATCCTTGACAGCTAAAAGGGTCTCAGAGAGAAACGAGAGAAGTTCTTTTGAGGACAACAACGATGCCAGGCGGTTTATGGTGGGTCATTTAGACAGACAGCAGATGGATAACGCTTATAGAGATTCAACATTCAGGGATTCAAACGCTAGTCATGTTCCCAATTTCCAGAGGCCACTTTTGAGGAAAAATGTTGGGGGAAGATTGTCGGCAGGCAGGACGAGGAGTTTTGATGATAGCCAACTCCAAGTTGGTGACATGTCAAATTATGTTGATGGTCCAGCGTCTCTGAACGAGGCCCTTAACGATGGACTGAATTCAAGTTCTGATTGGTGTGCCAGAGTTGCAGCATTTAATTTTCTCCAAACTTTACTGCAACAAGGCGCGAAAGGTGCTCAAGAGGTGATCCAGAATTTTGAGAAAGTAATGAAACTATTTCTCCGGCATTTGGATGATCCTCACCACAAGGTTGCACAAGCAGCACTGTCGACACTCGCGGATCTTATACCATCTTGCCGAAAGCCTTTTGAGAGCTACATGGAACGAGTCTTACCCCATGTGTTTTCAAGGCTAATCGATCCTAAAGAGGTAGTTAGACAACCTTGCTCGTCTACCCTGGATATTGTCAGCAAAACCTATAGCGT belongs to Brassica rapa cultivar Chiifu-401-42 chromosome A07, CAAS_Brap_v3.01, whole genome shotgun sequence and includes:
- the LOC117126461 gene encoding uncharacterized protein LOC117126461 isoform X1 encodes the protein MSKAPPSLAFLCIQSLKLQLLQGDNPIPDVYELPSELLDGVIAHLPALALHNFQTHMPFKCWDNYEAGDDCLTSGRKRPRNDILGSSWKLLFKVRWPELVNSVEPSADWQQLYWEKHLQNCVDEAAEVAMRPTFSGRISSIHVSDKILRYICHEEHTNCQKCVCTELSFHFQTFGPYLRCLRLLNVLCVTETCELLRTSKLKTLVLGWIRSEKHVEPSCKLLSQNRETLTSLEFIHCKLSSSFISAICASLHEKDIHTSGIQRFYIKASSFDIDSLAAPPAFISFLNSVRSLQSVHFCDSHLDRHIARMIFSTLLDSSSGLSTLDISENNISGWLSTFTWRSVTGSLSSGKSLRSLCKLNLSGNELNKYDAENLSHALRHMPGLESLDLSGNPIEDSGIRSLISYFKKNPDSPLADLNLENCELSCCGVIEFLDTLSTVEKPLKFLSVADNALGSEVAEAIMNSLILSIESLDISSIGLGPVGFLELGKRLVKGVKKLMSINISKNRGGLETARFLSKLIPLAPKLVSVDASYNLMPPESLLMLCDSLRSAKGDLKRLDMTGNICISSETDHSSLLGEFQHNGEPIFVLPSSSTSHVPYDDEP
- the LOC108870350 gene encoding LOW QUALITY PROTEIN: CLIP-associated protein (The sequence of the model RefSeq protein was modified relative to this genomic sequence to represent the inferred CDS: inserted 1 base in 1 codon); its protein translation is MEEALEMARAKDTKERMAAVERLHQLLEASRKSLSPSEVTSLVDSCLDLLKDSNFRVSQGALQALASAAVLAGEHLKLHLNALVPAVVERLGDSKQPVRDAARRLLTTLMEVSSPTIIVERAGSYGWLHKSWRVREEFARTVTSAIGLFASTELPLQRVILAPILQMLNDPNQAVREAAILCIEEMYMQGGNQFREELQRHHLPSYMVKDINARLERIEPQQRSTDSRSSHHAAVNEVKASSVNPKKSSPKAKISTRENSLFGGDPDITEKPIEPINVYSEKELIREFEKIASTLVPEKDWSMRISAMRRVEGLVAGGATDYSCFRGLLKQLIGPLSTQLSDRRSTIVKQACHLLCLLSKELLGDFESCAEIFIPVLFKLVVITVLVIAESADNCIKTMLRNCKAARVLPRIAEAAKHDRNAVLRARCCEYALLTLEHWPDAPEIQRSVDLYEDLIRCCVADAMSEVRATARMCYRLFAKTWPDRSRRLFSSFDPVIQRLINEEEGGSHRRHASPSVRERHSQPSFSQTSAPSNLPGYGTSAIVAMDRSSNLSSGGSLSSGLLLSQSKDLNKGSERSLESVLQSSKQKVSAIESMLRGLHVSDRQNPAALRSSSLDLGVDPPSSRDPPFRASVPASNTLTNKTTAESMPSINRVSNRSGGLGLSDIITQIQASKDSGRQSHRSNLLSESHPSFSSLTAKRVSERNERSSFEDNNDARRFMVGHLDRQQMDNAYRDSTFRDSNASHVPNFQRPLLRKNVGGRLSAGRTRSFDDSQLQVGDMSNYVDGPASLNEALNDGLNSSSDWCARVAAFNFLQTLLQQGAKGAQEVIQNFEKVMKLFLRHLDDPHHKVAQAALSTLADLIPSCRKPFESYMERVLPHVFSRLIDPKEVVRQPCSSTLDIVSKTYSVDSLLPALLRSLDEQRSPKAKLAVIEFAINSFNRYAGNPEISGNSGILKLWLAKLTPLTRDKNTKLKEASITCIISVYNHYDSAGLLNYILSLSVEEQNSLRRSLKQYTPRIEVDLLNYMQSKKEKLRVKSYDPSDAIGTSSEEGYPGASKKNIFLGRYSGGSVDSDSGRKWSSSQEPTTVTGGGVGQSVYSGTQEKLYHNFRSGISSASDGLNQKDSDYTFTSAGHNLISRTSPNGSSDKVENFDSVSPPHLEKNGLDMTNADXLEDRHENEASRELDLSQYMLSSIKVSPTPESGPSIPQILHMINASDGSPSSSKISGLQQLIEASVANEESVWTKVYLMNPSTTRRSIGPDVYNL
- the LOC117126461 gene encoding uncharacterized protein LOC117126461 isoform X2; the encoded protein is MIYSVAHGSCCLRCGGLSSLTVWNHQLTGNSFTGRSIFKTEVAMRPTFSGRISSIHVSDKILRYICHEEHTNCQKCVCTELSFHFQTFGPYLRCLRLLNVLCVTETCELLRTSKLKTLVLGWIRSEKHVEPSCKLLSQNRETLTSLEFIHCKLSSSFISAICASLHEKDIHTSGIQRFYIKASSFDIDSLAAPPAFISFLNSVRSLQSVHFCDSHLDRHIARMIFSTLLDSSSGLSTLDISENNISGWLSTFTWRSVTGSLSSGKSLRSLCKLNLSGNELNKYDAENLSHALRHMPGLESLDLSGNPIEDSGIRSLISYFKKNPDSPLADLNLENCELSCCGVIEFLDTLSTVEKPLKFLSVADNALGSEVAEAIMNSLILSIESLDISSIGLGPVGFLELGKRLVKGVKKLMSINISKNRGGLETARFLSKLIPLAPKLVSVDASYNLMPPESLLMLCDSLRSAKGDLKRLDMTGNICISSETDHSSLLGEFQHNGEPIFVLPSSSTSHVPYDDEP